The following are encoded in a window of Geotrypetes seraphini chromosome 5, aGeoSer1.1, whole genome shotgun sequence genomic DNA:
- the LOC117360360 gene encoding olfactory receptor 2D3-like — MQLRNQTLVTEFLLLGLTSDAKTQVLLFLLFLVIYLITLSGNCLIIAVVYVDSQLQTPMYFFLSNLSFLDMCYTTIIVPKMLVNFLSQKKTISFVGCAGQILASLFLGETECILLAVMAWDRYTAICNPLHYSVIMNKKACHHMAAGAWVCGLMISMVDVVFTFHLPFCGPNIINHFFCEVPALLRLACTDTYVNEVVIFVVCVITLVVPFSLIIFTYVYIIATVVRIPSTTRQSRTFSTCASHLMVVMLFYGTAIFMYMRPRESYSPEKDKMVSVFYTVITPMLNPIIYSLRNNEVKRALKKVRCLKTFT; from the coding sequence ATGCAGCTGAGAAATCAAACCTTGGTGACAGAATTCCTTTTGCTGGGACTCACCAGTGATGCAAAGACTCAAGTTTTACTCTTCCTACTCTTTCTGGTTATTTATCTAATTACCTTAAGTGGAAACTGTCTGATAATCGCCGTGGTCTACGTAGATTCTCAACTCCAGACCCCCATGTACTTCTTTCTCAGTAACCTTTCCTTCCTAGACATGTGTTACACAACCATCATTGTCCCCAAAATGCTGGTGAACTTTCTGTCCCAGAAGAAGACCATCTCATTTGTTGGCTGTGCTGGACAGATTTTGGCTTCTTTGTTCTTAGGCGAGACAGAATGCATTCTCTTGGCAGTCATGGCTTGGGATCGATACACGGCCATCTGTAACCCATTGCACTACAGTGTCATTATGAACAAGAAGGCATGTCATCATATGGCAGCTGGCGCCTGGGTTTGTGGGTTAATGATCTCTATGGTAGATGTTGTGTTTACTTTCCACTTACCCTTCTGTGGCCCAAACATAATTAACCATTTCTTCTGTGAGGTGCCAGCCCTCCTTCGCCTGGCCTGTACAGATACATATGTTAATGAGGTGGTGATATTTGTGGTCTGTGTGATAACCTTAGTTGTTCCTTTTAGTTTAATTATTTTCACTTATGTTTACATTATTGCTACTGTTGTGCGCATCCCTTCTACTACAAGGCAAAGTCGTACTTTCTCCACTTGTGCCTCTCACCTCATGGTTGTAATGTTATTTTATGGAACTGCCATCTTCATGTACATGAGACCTAGAGAAAGTTACTCCCCTGAGAAGGACAAGATGGTATCTGTTTTTTACACAGTGATCACTCCCATGCTGAACCCCATAATTTACAGTCTCAGAAACAATGAGGTAAAACGGGCATTGAAAAAAGTGAGATGCTTGAAAACATTCACCTGA